The DNA region AATATAAGCATAACTGATGTGGGCTCAGTGGGTCACTGTCCCTCAACCATTAACCTAACTCACAGGTGGGACTTTTTTTTGCAAAAGTGCTGAATGGAATTTTAGAATCCAGTACCTACAATACCAAACTATATTAACCCATAATTTCTCTGAGGATCATCCAGAcacttttcaaaacatttttttcatcatTTGTTTGTTGGTCTAACTATCAGTCAGTGGGAACCATCAAGAGAAGCAAACGGGGTTTTCCCTCCTACTCTTACAGGCAAAGACATCTTCCTTTAATTTCTGCATTTGCCCTCAGCATCCTGGAGATGGGTTCATCACTGTAGGGCAAGCGAGATGACTTTCAGAGCTCTAAGAACTTACATACCTTTATAGGTTATAAGTGAGGCACATTTCTCACCAGGTTGAGCCTCACAGCAACCTTCTCCTCTCTCACAAATCCCCTGAGAATTGAACCTTTCACACTTGATACATGTCAAAGCTGAAAAGACAAAAGCCAGTATAAGGGTCTCATTCAGGATCCAAAATCAAGCACCAACGGGAGCTGAACTTGTTGCTCTGGTAAAAGAAGAAGCAATATCCAGGAAAAGAGTTGTTTGTATGCTGAGATAACACATTTATGAAGGTTCAAGACTACAGGACTTTAAAAGGGAAATGTTGGAAAGGAGATGGAAGGTCCTGCAACTTCATTCCATGAGAATAGACAAAGTTatcagaatgaaaaataaaattctgatgCAAGTCCCTAATGTAACACACAGCATTATGATTCTGAGGCATCTAAAAGATAGATGGCAGAAAGGGACAAGAGTCTGACATTGCCAGACAGGATTGTTTTCATTGGCACAAACAGCAGAGGGAAGCATCTGTACTACAGGAAAATCCTCATGGAAATTCAGTTTTAAAGTTAGTATTCTATCACACCCGATTGGATGAATCAAttgtttcattcttttcatcCTGGTAATGACTCTCCTTTCCCATTTCCTATCCAAATTTAAGCCAGTTTGCATGTAAACATGAGGAATTGAAGATGGCTAAGAATTCCAGAAAACATATGTGAAGCaaggtggagaggaggaggaggagagaaacagGATGACATGCAGCaggagaaagaacaaagagaaggaCAGAAAAGTATCTTTGAGTGTGCACAGCTGAAGCAAGGAGAGGAAGTGGATATGGATATCAGATTGAAACAGGgtcatttctaatgttatcctaTTTCATGCTACTCACATCCCCAACGTCCCCTAATCTGTAGTATCAGTGTGTTTTCCCACCAGTGCCAACCACTGCTGTCTGCCAGGATCTTACCTTGCATGGAGCTCACTAGCAAAGACAGGCCCAGCAGGAGCAGCAAGATGTCCTTTCCCATTGCAGTGCAATTGATCTTCAGACCAGAAATCAGCAGAGGAGAAGACAGAGTGCTCAGGACTCATATCAGGAAGGCAGGTATATATTGTAGCCTAGGATAGGAAGAGTGGCAAGTGGGATACCAGGAAATGAGGTGAGCATATAGCCAGAGGGGAGCACAGACTTTTGACTAACTTAATGGTGCTAAAATGATCATCTGTAAAACTTCCATTTAGGCAAAACTTAAATTCAAGGAAAAATGAGTCAGAGTTAATCTCGCCCTTGGTGCTTCCAGGTCTTTTCCGGATCCTGCAGTGAAATCTACTGGCCAGAAGGAAAATTGCCTTCAGgtatgtttttttggggggggatgtTAAGGTATATCTTGAAGACTGATGACTTCTGAAAATCTAGATAAGGCCTGATATCAAGCAACTATACTCTCCCcttttagaataaaaaataaacccaaaaatactttgttctcttttaatatcaacaacaacagcaacaaaaaccaaaaactgatAATAAgtatatctttctgtgtttgATCACTGCATTCAGCTATTCAAAGTTTTAGTTTTTGCTTCACTTGCCACAACAACTTTCAAATAGGTACTCATGACTGTGAGATTCAGTCTGATGGCCAATACAATGGAAATGTTCTGTGCACTCTACTCTGAATTTCTATGCAGAAAGAAACTACTTGTTACAACATGATACATCAAACTGTTAAAATTCTGTGTTATAGAAATGGGATATATGCCTGCATATAATTTTCATAGTTAAATAAAACAGTTGTGAAACAAATAGCAAATTTATGTTTGTCTTCCAGAGTCATTCTCCTAATAGAGGAtatgaagaaaggaaaattaaagatATTTGGAAAAAgtgtaagaaagaaaaacagcccTTCGTTGAGGGTCTGGTTTTCCTGTTCTTTTGATGAATCAATAAGCTTCAGGCAGCATGGATAGTCTTAAGAGAGAATAGATTTCCTTAGCACATATCAGATGCCCTAGTTAGATTTAATTACCAAGTTGATATACCCTAGAAAAGGGAATTTCAGTTGAAATATTGCCTGAATCATATTGGCTCATGATTATGACTGTGAGTTTTTGTTGGCTATTTGATATAGGAGGGAACAGTCTAGTACAAACAGTATCATCTTTAGGCAGGAAAAATCTATCTGAGAGAAATGAGTAAGTCAACCaggaagcagtgttcctccatgattTCTGTCTGTTTCAGATCTTGAGCCCTTGCTCTTAAGTCCTTCAAGGATTACCATATCCTGGAAACATATGGGAAAATAAGCCTTAATCTCTTTCAAGTTGCATTTGGtgatggtgtttgtcacagcaacagaaaaatttGGAAAATTATGATGGATGATAAACTAACTTCATTTTTACCACCCAAATGATATATAATGTTGAGTTTCTCAcgtttttctctcatttttacaTTGGTAAGTCCACCTGACATCTTTGTTTTATATGAAAAATTTCTAAAGATTTTACATTGTTGTAAGCTATAGTCTGAGCAATGTTTAAAAATCTATGGTTCTTATCCACTTTTAGGAAATAATACCCTGACCTAATTCATTTTAAATACAATTTATCCAGACACTTCCTTGTGGAGCTCATTTATACACATGTGGAGTATGAGAACACAAgccttctattttaaaatgtgcaaAAAGAAAATGTCAGGTCATGATTCATGCTACCCTTTGCATGCTTCTCTATGAACTAAGACTGTAACTGGAATATCAAAACTGTGTGATTCCTTATCTCTGTTCCCTCTTGGGTGGGAAGAGGAAACAATCTGGATGGATGGTCTCCTGAAAAATAGATTTTAGCTTTGGCCAAGCTTCCTGCCCTCCAGAAAACATTATGCAAGTACAATTTCTAATTTTTGGTCTGTCTATCTGAAttacacacacccaaacacaagcatacatgaacaaacacacacacacagacacacacagacacacacagacatacacacacacacacacacacacacacacacacacacacaaagagaaaggaaaggagggatgaACAGAGAAAGACTGTGCCGAAAGGAAAGATTGGGTGAAGACCAAAATCACTTTAGATTACTGTTTGGGAATAAATAGAACTTTGTCCCAGTCTTTCTTGAAAGAATTCTTTTGTGAAGAACCTAAGTTAGAGTCAGCACTatatttctattggatattttttatttacatttcatatgttattcccttacctggtttcccatccataagccccttatcccatccacATTCTCTTATTTCTgtaagagtgttccccctccctaacctTCCCTACtacctgcctccccaccctgatattcaacaacactgggggatccagctttGGCAGAACCAAGAATGTCCCCTCCccttggtacccaacaaggccatcctctgctacatatgtagctggagtcatgagtgtgtccatgtgtactcttgggtagtggttttgtctctgggagctcttgttggttgatattgttctttttatggggttgcaagttccttcaaacctttctctaacttctccaatggggaccccattctcagttaaatggtttgatgatagcattcatctctgtactTGTCACACACTGGCTgaggctctcaggagatagctgtatcaggttcttgtcagcaCACACTTCCTGTGTTCAGCAATATTGCCTGTGTttggaggatatatatatatataagcgctggatccccaagtggggcaggtgCTGAATGaccattacttcagtctctgctacaaccTTTCTCTCCATATCAcctatgaatatttatgttccccattttaagaaaaactgaagcatctgcattttgtccTTCTTCTTATGCtacatatggtctgtggattgtatcttgggtaatttgagctgttgggctaatatccacttaccagtgagtgcatacaatgtgtgtatttttgtgattgggttaccttacatagcatgatgttttctagtttcatccatttgcctatgaatttcatgaaatcattgttttatgaatagctgagtaatattcccttatgtagatgtaccatattttctatatccactcCTCAGTGGGAGTgaatctgggttccttccagcttctggttattataaataaggcttctatgagcATAGTGtctcatgtgtccttgttatgtattggagcatcatttgggtatatgcccagaagtggcaTAGCTGATTCCTGAGGTCATAATATATCCaaaatttctgaggaaacaccagaatgatttccagagtggttgtaccagcttacaatcccaccaaaaatagggaagtgttcctctttctccatatcctcaccagcatctgttgtcagctGTGTTGTTGACCTTAACCATTATGACTGATGtgcggtggaatctcagggtttttttgatttgcattttcctgatgactaagaatgttgtacatttctttaggtacttttcagccattcgatattcctcagctaagaattttttgtttagctctgtaccccatttttaaatatagTTATTGAGTtatttggagtctaacttcttgagatctttgtatatattggatattagcactctatcagatgtaggattggtaaagatcttttcccaatctgttggttgccattttgtcctaacaacagtgtcctttgccttacagaagctttgcagttttatgagatcccatttgtcaattcttgatcttagagcatgagccattggtattttgttcaggaagttttctccagtgcccatgtgttcgagatgctacccccactttttcttctattagtttgagtgtatctggttttatgtggaggtcctttatccactggtctatctgtctgtctctgtaccaatagcatgcagtttttttttatcactctgtaatactgcttgagttcagggatagtgattcccctggaagtctttttattggtgcggatagttttagctatcctgggttttttcttattccagatgaatttacaaattgttctgtctaactctatgaagaattgggttggaattttgatggggattgcattaaatcagtagatcgcttttggtaaaatggccatttttactacattagtcctgccaatgcatgagcatgggagatctttccatcttctgagatcttcctcaatttctttcttcggatgcttgaaattcttatcaaaccgatctttcacttgcttggttaaagtcacaccgaggtattttatattatttggaactattatgaagggtgtcatttccctaatttctttctcggcttgtttctcttttgtgcagaggaaggctactgaattatttgagttaatttgatacccagccactttgttgaaggtatttatcaggttcagtagttctctggtggaacttttggaatcacataagtatacaatcatattgattgcaaatagtgatattttgacttcttcctttccaatctgtatctctttgatctccttttgttgcctgattgctctggctaggacttcgaataagtagggagagagtgggcaaccttgtctagtccttgattttagtggaattgcttcaagtttctctctgtttagtttaatattagctactggtttgctgtatatggactttactatgtttaggtatgggccttgaattcctgttctttccaggacttttatcatggaggggtgttgaattttgtcaaatgctttctcagcatctaatgaaatgatcatgtggtttttatctttgagtttgtttatatagtggattacgtagatggttttccatatattaaaccatccctgtatccctggaatgaagcctacttgatgataatggatgattgttttgatgtgttcttggattctgtttgcaagaattttattgagtatctttgcatcaatattaataagggaaataggtctgaagttctctttctttgttgggtctttgtgtggtttatgtataagagtaattgtggcttcatagaagggtaGGTTCTGTTGGTAAAAGAGCCCATTATGTGGCCTGTGCAATAAAGTAAGTGAAAGAGAGTAAGGGAGACACAAGTTCTTGTCCTTAAATTCATAGCCTACTGGTAGACTCAAACCTGAAATATTGTATAATAGGGGTAGACTGCTATGGGGAGTATCCTGACTCAATGCTCAGATTTTATCTGTGACAGAGATGGAAAATTATCCTAAGACTGGAAACACTCACCAGAGGAGAAAGATGCCATTGTTGATTCAAATAAATTCTGCCCTGGGTATAAGGTATAGGGAGAGGATGCCTCAGTGGGGAATTCTGTGTTCAAAAAACCTCTAAATGAGTCACAGTGCACAATTATCAAAAGTCTAAAATTtgacagagaagaaaatattacACCTGAGGCCACAAGGTTTAGTTGAATCCAGAGAAATTGTGGTAAGATTCAAAGATACAGAGATATTTAGAACCTAGGAAACTAAGGAAGCCCGTTTTAAAGCATTTAGGATAAGAAGTTACAGCACTTTCCCTTACTGTATAGGAAACAGAAATCTAGAGGAAGTGAGGAAAACAGGAATGAAAGATTCCTTACATGTATATTTTAGATAGAGCTTAGTTTTTGTGTCTGATGTTTCCAAGCTCCTTGGCTCTTGTCATTCTCATTGAATAAAGATTCCTAGAGGGT from Rattus norvegicus strain BN/NHsdMcwi chromosome 8, GRCr8, whole genome shotgun sequence includes:
- the Pate14l2 gene encoding prostate and testis expressed 14 like 2 precursor, whose product is MGKDILLLLLGLSLLVSSMQALTCIKCERFNSQGICERGEGCCEAQPGEKCASLITYKDGKIQFGSQRCADLCYRGTVENGGLTIKMNCCSHRSFCNKPYP